A stretch of DNA from Maridesulfovibrio sp.:
GGAACAGCAGAAAGATCACACTGCGAATATTCGTACAGGGAGGCCGGGAGAAACCAGAGCAGGCCGAAAAAAGAAATCAACGCGGTGGCCGCAAGGGGTGAAAGAGGTTCGTTTATCCATTTGCGGAAAACAAGAAACATGGATTCCGCAACAACAGCACCGAGCACAAGCAACAAACCTATAAGCGAGCTGCTTCCGCCCTCCTGTCCCACGCTGAGAACAAGTATTCCGGCAAAGGAAAGCACTATTCCGCCACAGGACAGCGCTGAGCACTTTTCCCTGAAAAAAGTCCACCCGATTACCCCCATGAAGGCAGGCGTTGTGCTGGTGATGATGCCTGCGGACGCAGGACTCACGAACCTCAACCCGAAGAGCAGGCATACGGTAAACAGAAATGATCCGCAGAGAGCCTGCACAACCAGAATCATCAAACTACGGATAGAAAGGCGGGGCAGTCCTCCTTCCAGATAAAAAAGGACCGGAACTATGATCACTGAGGCCAGCAGAAAACGCAGGCCGGAAGAGAGGAAAACAGGAAGCCCGGAGACCATTATTTTACCGGCCACCACTGAACTTCCCACTATCACCATTGCCAGGATAAGATTTACATATGCTTTTATCATTTCATACTCCTTTCGGAGTACGAATCTATGCCGACACGGTGCTGCTGTTTTGGATGAAATTGCGGTATCGTCCGGGAGTTATTCCGAACTGCCTGCTGAAATGGCGGTTCAGATGACTCTGATCACAGAAACCGCAGGCAGCGGCTATATCCGCGAGCCTCATACTTGTTTCAAGCATGCTTTTCGCTCTTCTGGCCCTTATCTGCATCAGGTAGGCGTGGGGGGTAATGCCTGTCCCTTTCTCGAAAACACGCAGAAAATGAAACCGGCTCAAGCCGCCAAGTGCCGCTAGCTGTTCAAGACTGACGTCCGAAGAGAAACAATCCTCCATGAACTCGCGGGCCATGTTGACTGACCGATGCTCACTACCGGGTTCGCAGAGGCTCGCCGAGTCATCTGCATGTCTGGAAATCCAGCTGACCAGAAGTTCCAGCAGCATGGTTTCCATCTCCAGCGAGGAAGCGGTCCCCTGTTCCAGACTTCTGTGAACCTGCATAATCTGTCCGGCCAACGCTGGATCATTCAGTACGCCTTCCCGGAAATACGGCTGTTCCGGGCGGCTTGAAATCTCACCGGCAGCCTTCATGAGCAGTTCGGCAGGCAGGTAGAACATGCGGTAAGACCAGCCGCCGTCAACAGCGGGGTGTCCGTCATGGGCTTCTCCGGGTACAACAAGATTTACAAGCCCCTTGGAGGCCACCAGTTCCGCTCCGCGATATCGGAACCCCATGGCCCCGTCTTCGATAACCCCTACGGCGTAGTCTTCATGAATATGCCGGGAAAAGATCTGATGAACATAACTCGCCCGGAGAATTTCAAGCTGACAGCCCATTAACCGTATTTTTTTTAAAAGCAGTGAATCTTCCATTTCCCGATTTCTCCGGCGTTTTTCGCTCATCAGGATAATAAGCACATCCGCCGCAGTTGCAAGGACTGCCAATTATAAGAATATTAATCGCAAAAAAAGTTGACACCTGCCTGCGTTATGCGTAGAAATTCTCCTCCGGCGCCGAGGTAGCTCAGTCGGTAGAGCAGGGGACTGAAAATCCCCGTGTCGGCAGTTCAATTCTGTCCCTCGGCACCACACGAGACATATTGCCCTCATGATCTGATCATGAGGGCTTTTGTTTTTTTGTCATCATAAAATTCCCTATATTTACCGGCAAGATACGCGCAACTATCCATCCCCCTGCTACTTTTCACCCCATCGGAAGCAAATTTTATTTTCGAAAAAATAAAATTCAGTATATATTATAACGACTGGCTGAATCCTATTCATTGGACTTTCGTTGTCTGAAACAACCGTTTTGGGGAGATCACATGAAGTTATCATCAAAATTAATGCTGGGATTCGGTTCTGTTATCGTCCTTCTGCTCATACTTGCGTCAGTGTCTTTCTGGGCACTGAACAATTCAAGCGAAGGCTTTACGCAGTACCGGGAACTTGCGCGCGACACAAACCTGTGCGGACGCCTTCAGGCCAATATGCTGATGGTTCGCATGAATGTTAAAGACTTCATCCTCACAGGAAGTGAAAAAGACATTGAAGAGTATGGTGTATACTTCAAAAAAATGCGGGAGTTCCTGGATGAAGCCTTAGCCGAAATAAAAAACCCGGAAAGAGCCGGAATGCTTTCCGCCACAGACGAACTGGTTCGTTCATACGGACAGAACTTTGAAATCATCAAGAAAGCCAGCCTCCAGAGCAAGCACTATGTTGATCTTCTCAATATGGTCGGACCGCAGATGGAACAAAAACTCTCCCGAATTCTGGAAACAGCCGAACGTGACAACGATATGGCCGCTGCTGTAAAAAGCGGTTTTGCCCTGCGGCGGCTGCTGCTGGCCAGACTGTACGTGGTCAAATTCCTGCAGGATAATTCCAAGTCGGCAATGGAAAGGGTGGGAACCGAAATGGCCGATCTGGACAGAATAACCGCCGAACTTGAACGCAGCCTCAGAAATCCGGAACGCCGTAAGCTCCTATCAGAACTGATCGAAGGTAAGACAAAATATATTGAGGCATTCAACAGTCTGACAAAGGTAGTATTCAGCCGCAACGAAATAGTTACCGAAAGGCTTGATAAACTCGGTCCGCAAATCGCTTCCAAAGTTGAGGATGTGAAGCTCTCCGTAATGTCCGACCAGGAAATTCTGGGACCGAAACTGCAGGCAGCCAACAGCCAGGCCATCATGCTTGCAGTCATAATCAGCATTGCCGCAGTTGCCGTGGGCATCTTCACGGCCTGGTTCATCATAAGGACGGTAAACATCCAGCTTGGAAGCGATCCGGCTGAAATAGCAACCATCGCCGCCAGCATTGCAGAAGGGGGTCTGGATCTTCGCTTCAAGAAATCCGCTGTCGGGGTATATGGAAATATGAAAGAGATGGCCATGCAACTTATCCGGGTTGTTACGGACGTTCGCGAAGGATCGGTAAACGTGGCATCCGGCAGCACGGAACTCTCGGCATCGGCGGAAGGACTCTCCCAAGGGGCAACTGAACAGGCCGCATCCATCGAACAGGTTTCGGCCTCCATTGAAGAAATGGCCAGCAACATCCATCAAAACACCCTTAACGCCAAGACCACCGAAGACATAGCCATTCAGGCTGCCGGTGATGCCCGCGAGAGCGGTTCGGCTGTTAACGAAGCCGTGGCGGCCATGAAAAACATTGCTGAAAAAATCTCCATCATTGAAGAAATCGCGCGCCAGACCAATCTGCTGGCACTTAATGCCGCCATAGAAGCAGCCAGAGCAGGAGAACACGGTAAGGGATTCGCAGTTGTCGCTGCGGAAGTCCGCAAGCTGGCTGAACGCAGCGGAAACGCAGCCGGTGAAATAAGTGAACTCTCCACCAGTACCGTAAACGTTGCGGAAAAGGCCGGATCAATGCTTGAAAAACTGGTCCCTAATATTGAGAGAACCGCCGAACTTGTTCAGGAAATTTCATCTGCCAGTGCGGAGCAGAATTCAGGAGCGGAGCAGATCAGCAAGGCCATCACCCAGCTTGACGCGGTTATCCAGCAGAATGCCTCAGCGTCCGAAGAAATGGCCTCTACCAGCGAAGAGCTGTCCGCCCAGAGCATGCAGCTTGAGAACACCATGTCGTTCTTCAAGGTCAGCGGAAATATAAGTATCGGTAGAAATCGTCCCAAGGCCCTGCCACGCTCGGCAGAACCTGCGAAGGCACCTGCGGCAGGCGGAGATAAGGACTCTTCCGGTTTCGGAGGGCTTTCGCTGGACATGGCTTCCAGCGACGATGATTTTGAAAAATTCTAGTCCTTCTCCTGTCCCGGTTGATGCCGGGCACATCTGAGAATGGAAAAAGCCGTTGCGGAAATACGCAACGGCTTTTTTATTCAATATTTCAAATAGTTATGTGCGCTAAGCCATTTTTGCCTGTGCAATTACGAACTCAATGGCTTCTTCCATGTTCGTCACATCACCGGCAATCTGGGCCTTGAGCAGGGTTTCCCTGATAATGCCAACTACAGGGCCGGGTTTCAGGCCGGTATGCTGCATTATCTCGTTACCGTTGAGGAACGGGTCGAGCGCTTCCTCGGGAATATCAGCACGCTCAAGCATCTTGATGTTGTGGTTGAATTCCTTGTAAGTGGTGCCTCTGGCCTTGATATCGGCACGGGCAATCTCGATGAGACGCGGATATTCGTCAATAACCTTGAATTTACGGATACCCTTGTCCGTGAGCATGAAATGGAAACGCATGTGGTTTCTGACCAGATCACAGATCAGGTCCACATCTTCCTGAGGGAAGTTGAGACGGGTCAGTATCTTTCTGGTTACCTTGGCTCCGACACGATGGTGCTGCAGGAACTGCCAGTTTCCGTCCACTTCTTCAGCGGTATAGAGCTTGCCCACATCATGGAACAGGCAGGCGACCACTCCGAACCAGTCATAGGGAAGTTCTTCCGGATAGAGTTTCATTACATCCAGAGTATGGCTGAAAACATCTTCCAGTTCACCGGTTTTGCTGTTCTTGACCTGAGTGAGTCGGGAAAGCGCCGCAATTTCAGGAATCAGACCGTGCAGAAGCATGGTTTCGAAAAGCAGTGAAACGAAAACATACATGTTTTCGGCTTCCACCTTGCGCCATTCGTTCATGATTTCGGGAACCGGAACATAGTCCAGTATGCGCTTCGAAGAACGGATAATGGCTATCTTGGTATTTGTTTCAATGGGCAGATTGTAGTTGGCGGCAAAACGCAGCGCCCTGATGCCCATGAGGTAATCCTTCTTAAGCGTCTGGTCCGGAATACCAGTCATGCGGACTTCGCCGGAACTCAGTTCGGCAAATCCTTCATAGGGATCCTGAGCCTTGGGGATGTAAGGGCATGCGGCGGAAAGCGGAATTTCATGCTTTTTCTCCAGCACCTTGAGCAGACGCGGTGTCATGCGGGCAACGCATTCCTCCGGATGGCAGGAGTTGCTGCTTTCTGAACTGTAGAAGAGGAAGGTGGTTTCACCTTCTTTAAGTATCGCACAGATTCCGGTTCTTTCCGAGGGCTGGATGCTTGGGAAAAGCTTTGCAAGGCCCTTGAAATCAAGCTCCGTTGAAATGTCCAGTTCTGTCTCGTGCCCCTTGTCGTCGATGGTCAGCTTCTGAAGTCTTTCGTTGATGATGTAAGCATCATATCCGTTGCGCATGATGGTTTTGCAAATACCAACCGCATCCTTGAAAGGTTCACTCATAATCTCTCCTTATCAGAAATAAACAGCCTGTCATATTTACATCGGTTGTTTTTTTCAACCACATAAATTTATTGTTTTTTTGCCGTAATCGTCGGCTTTATTCCCTGTCTTTTCAAGAGGTCATACTATTTTTTTCCCGCCAAGGAAATGGCTTATGACCCGCCCTTTCAGGGTTTGGCCCATGAAAGGCGTGTTTTTGCCCTTGGAATGCATTGCTTCCGGCGTGAGAACCCATTCCTCGTTGGGATCGAAGAGAAAGAAGTCGGCCGGGTCGCCTTTGCGGAAACTGTTCAGCGGCAGAGCAAAGGTTTCGCAGGGGGCGGTTGTCCACATGCGGATGAAATCATCGAAAGTTATTTTGCCCGCAGCCACCAGTGACCAGGTGAGAGGCAGAGCCGAATCCAGCCCGGAGATTCCGCAGGGAGCCAGCATGAATTCAACTTCCTTTTCGTAGCCTGCATGCGGGGCGTGATCGGTGGCGAACATGTCGATGATACCGTCTTTTATCCCGGCAAACAGAGCGTCCACATCGTCCTTTGTGCGCAGGGGGGGATTGACCTTAGTGGCTGATCCGTACCCTTCCAGCGCTTCTTCGGTCAGCAGAAGATAGTGCGGACACGTCTCTGCGGTGACCTTTA
This window harbors:
- a CDS encoding DMT family transporter, coding for MIKAYVNLILAMVIVGSSVVAGKIMVSGLPVFLSSGLRFLLASVIIVPVLFYLEGGLPRLSIRSLMILVVQALCGSFLFTVCLLFGLRFVSPASAGIITSTTPAFMGVIGWTFFREKCSALSCGGIVLSFAGILVLSVGQEGGSSSLIGLLLVLGAVVAESMFLVFRKWINEPLSPLAATALISFFGLLWFLPASLYEYSQCDLSAVPFEAWVAVCYYGAVVTVLAYLCWFAGVVRVKASVAGAFTGIMPVSAVLLSSLVLGEELRWFHLCGCVLVCAGILFSSGFFAARQTGEVVRAQ
- a CDS encoding AraC family transcriptional regulator; this translates as MEDSLLLKKIRLMGCQLEILRASYVHQIFSRHIHEDYAVGVIEDGAMGFRYRGAELVASKGLVNLVVPGEAHDGHPAVDGGWSYRMFYLPAELLMKAAGEISSRPEQPYFREGVLNDPALAGQIMQVHRSLEQGTASSLEMETMLLELLVSWISRHADDSASLCEPGSEHRSVNMAREFMEDCFSSDVSLEQLAALGGLSRFHFLRVFEKGTGITPHAYLMQIRARRAKSMLETSMRLADIAAACGFCDQSHLNRHFSRQFGITPGRYRNFIQNSSTVSA
- a CDS encoding methyl-accepting chemotaxis protein, translated to MKLSSKLMLGFGSVIVLLLILASVSFWALNNSSEGFTQYRELARDTNLCGRLQANMLMVRMNVKDFILTGSEKDIEEYGVYFKKMREFLDEALAEIKNPERAGMLSATDELVRSYGQNFEIIKKASLQSKHYVDLLNMVGPQMEQKLSRILETAERDNDMAAAVKSGFALRRLLLARLYVVKFLQDNSKSAMERVGTEMADLDRITAELERSLRNPERRKLLSELIEGKTKYIEAFNSLTKVVFSRNEIVTERLDKLGPQIASKVEDVKLSVMSDQEILGPKLQAANSQAIMLAVIISIAAVAVGIFTAWFIIRTVNIQLGSDPAEIATIAASIAEGGLDLRFKKSAVGVYGNMKEMAMQLIRVVTDVREGSVNVASGSTELSASAEGLSQGATEQAASIEQVSASIEEMASNIHQNTLNAKTTEDIAIQAAGDARESGSAVNEAVAAMKNIAEKISIIEEIARQTNLLALNAAIEAARAGEHGKGFAVVAAEVRKLAERSGNAAGEISELSTSTVNVAEKAGSMLEKLVPNIERTAELVQEISSASAEQNSGAEQISKAITQLDAVIQQNASASEEMASTSEELSAQSMQLENTMSFFKVSGNISIGRNRPKALPRSAEPAKAPAAGGDKDSSGFGGLSLDMASSDDDFEKF
- a CDS encoding HD domain-containing protein gives rise to the protein MSEPFKDAVGICKTIMRNGYDAYIINERLQKLTIDDKGHETELDISTELDFKGLAKLFPSIQPSERTGICAILKEGETTFLFYSSESSNSCHPEECVARMTPRLLKVLEKKHEIPLSAACPYIPKAQDPYEGFAELSSGEVRMTGIPDQTLKKDYLMGIRALRFAANYNLPIETNTKIAIIRSSKRILDYVPVPEIMNEWRKVEAENMYVFVSLLFETMLLHGLIPEIAALSRLTQVKNSKTGELEDVFSHTLDVMKLYPEELPYDWFGVVACLFHDVGKLYTAEEVDGNWQFLQHHRVGAKVTRKILTRLNFPQEDVDLICDLVRNHMRFHFMLTDKGIRKFKVIDEYPRLIEIARADIKARGTTYKEFNHNIKMLERADIPEEALDPFLNGNEIMQHTGLKPGPVVGIIRETLLKAQIAGDVTNMEEAIEFVIAQAKMA